One region of Demequina sp. TMPB413 genomic DNA includes:
- a CDS encoding cell wall metabolism sensor histidine kinase WalK yields MRAAGRRTGFAARLLLGQALVILAGGITLLVVALGLAPGMFRGHVEYAVGPITNELATHLDMAFSRAILVSLAVSIAVATLTALAVGWFVSRRAVRPLRELSEAAGAVASGDYTVRVRRSGYGAELDSLADAFEQMARSIARTEMSRAEVLRDLSHELRTPLTTVRGYHEAIADGVLPADRATFERIDAEISRIERLVDDVGRISSAEERGLDLHLSEIAAGDLLRIAASGEALAFEGKGVRLTLGPDASARTVVVDPDRMQEVLANLLRNALRHTPAGGLVELSARPTAEGVVITVRDSGDGIAAEHLPRVFERFYRVDDGRSRGVGGSGIGLAIARALTEAHGGHIRAESAGAGEGASFIVTLPASQGRRGVVS; encoded by the coding sequence TTGAGGGCCGCCGGTCGGCGGACGGGATTTGCCGCACGCCTGCTCCTCGGCCAAGCCCTGGTCATACTCGCCGGCGGGATCACCCTGCTCGTTGTCGCCCTGGGGCTGGCCCCTGGGATGTTCCGGGGGCACGTCGAGTACGCGGTGGGGCCGATCACCAACGAGCTGGCCACCCACCTGGACATGGCGTTCTCTAGGGCGATCCTGGTCTCTCTCGCCGTGTCGATCGCCGTGGCCACGCTCACTGCCCTCGCGGTCGGATGGTTCGTGTCCCGCCGCGCCGTTCGCCCGCTGCGGGAGCTGTCCGAGGCGGCGGGTGCGGTCGCGTCCGGCGACTATACGGTGCGTGTCCGGCGCTCGGGCTACGGCGCCGAGCTCGACTCCCTCGCCGACGCCTTCGAGCAGATGGCGCGCAGCATCGCCCGCACCGAGATGTCGCGGGCCGAGGTGCTGCGTGACCTGTCCCACGAGCTTCGTACCCCGCTGACCACCGTTCGCGGGTACCACGAGGCTATCGCCGACGGAGTACTGCCAGCCGACCGGGCCACCTTCGAGCGCATCGACGCCGAGATCTCCAGGATCGAACGCCTGGTCGACGACGTCGGCCGCATCTCCAGCGCCGAGGAACGCGGGCTCGACCTTCACCTCAGCGAGATTGCCGCGGGCGACCTGCTGAGGATTGCGGCGAGCGGCGAGGCGTTGGCGTTCGAAGGCAAGGGTGTGCGCCTGACCCTCGGGCCCGACGCCAGTGCCCGAACGGTCGTTGTCGACCCGGACCGCATGCAGGAGGTCCTTGCCAACCTCCTGAGGAACGCCCTTCGCCACACACCCGCTGGCGGACTCGTCGAACTGTCCGCACGGCCGACTGCGGAGGGGGTCGTCATCACGGTCCGCGACTCCGGAGACGGCATCGCCGCCGAGCACCTCCCGCGCGTCTTCGAACGCTTCTACCGCGTCGACGACGGTCGCTCTCGCGGCGTCGGCGGCAGCGGTATCGGCCTCGCGATCGCGCGTGCGCTGACAGAGGCCCATGGCGGCCACATCCGAGCGGAGAGTGCTGGCGCAGGGGAGGGTGCCAGCTTCATCGTCACCCTCCCGGCGAGCCAGGGACGACGCGGCGTCGTGAGCTGA
- a CDS encoding winged helix-turn-helix domain-containing protein, translated as MLVVEDDAPIARLISEYLGVEGFEVDVAPDGEVGVDRARAWEPDVLVLDLMLPGIDGIEVCRQVRGFSDAYVIMLTARTDELDRVIGLSVGADDYLAKPFSPRELAARVRAMLRRPRSPDTGAPARVFGDLVIDVAGREVSVAGERIELTRTEFDILDTLSSRPRAVLERRALLEAVWGEDWFGDDHVIDVHVANLRRKIGDDPAESRYVRTVRGVGYRMGEGS; from the coding sequence GTGCTCGTCGTCGAGGACGACGCACCGATCGCGCGCCTGATTTCTGAGTACCTCGGAGTGGAAGGGTTCGAGGTGGACGTGGCCCCGGATGGTGAGGTGGGCGTCGATAGGGCGCGCGCGTGGGAGCCGGACGTGCTCGTTCTGGACCTGATGCTCCCGGGGATTGATGGGATCGAGGTGTGTCGACAGGTGCGAGGCTTCTCCGATGCCTACGTGATCATGTTGACCGCGCGGACCGACGAGCTGGACCGCGTGATCGGGTTGTCCGTTGGCGCGGACGACTACCTCGCCAAGCCTTTCTCCCCGCGCGAGCTCGCGGCGCGAGTGCGCGCCATGCTGCGGCGTCCCCGCAGCCCGGACACGGGCGCCCCCGCTCGAGTCTTCGGAGACCTGGTGATCGACGTGGCTGGCCGGGAAGTCTCCGTGGCGGGTGAGCGGATCGAGTTGACCCGGACGGAGTTCGACATCCTGGACACCCTGTCGAGCCGACCGCGAGCTGTGCTCGAACGCCGCGCACTGCTAGAAGCTGTGTGGGGTGAGGACTGGTTCGGCGACGACCACGTGATCGACGTGCACGTCGCCAATCTTCGACGCAAGATCGGCGACGACCCGGCCGAGTCCCGATACGTGCGGACGGTCCGTGGCGTGGGTTACCGAATGGGTGAGGGCAGTTGA